The Medicago truncatula cultivar Jemalong A17 chromosome 4, MtrunA17r5.0-ANR, whole genome shotgun sequence genome includes a region encoding these proteins:
- the LOC25493411 gene encoding pentatricopeptide repeat-containing protein At2g41080, producing MLHFSFMARFLLPRTTFYCVPVPAIFENSKSSFSSISFKTHSQNDSFSDTKQQITTLCSKGHIKKAFESFLCDIWTEPRLFSILIQSCIPTNSVSLGKQLHSLIFTSGCSSDKFISNHLLNFYSKFGELNNAVKLFDRMPRRNYMSCNIMIKAYLEMGNIENAKNLFDEMTERNVATWNAMVTGLVKFGLNEEALLLFSRMNVLGFVPDEYSFGSVLRGCAHLRALFVGEQVHAYVAKCGFEFNSVVGCSLAHMYMKAGSLCNGERIIKWMPNCNLVAWNTLMAGKAQNRCFEGVLDHYCMMKMAGYRPDKITFVSVISSCSELATLCQGKQIHAEVIKAGASSVVSVISSLVSMYSKCGSLQDSIKAFLECEERDVVLWSSMIAAYGFHGQCEKAIKLFNDMEKENLAGNEVTFLSLLYACSHCGLKDKGLDFFDMMVEKYGLKARLEHYTCVVDLLGRSGCLEEAETMIRSMPVSADAIIWKTLLSACKIHKNEEMARRVAEEVLRIDPQDPASYVLIAGIHASAKRWQNVSEVRRAMKDKMVKKEPGVSWVEVKNQVHQFHTGDKSHPKFVEINQYLEELTSEMKMQGYVPDISSVLHDMDNEEKEYNLTHHSEKLAIAFALMTIPKGEPIRVMKNLRVCSDCHVAIKYISEIKNLEIIVRDSSRFHHFKNGVCSCGDYW from the coding sequence ATGTTACATTTTTCATTCATGGCCAGGTTTCTCTTACCTCGTACCACATTCTATTGTGTTCCTGTTCCCGCCATTTTTGAAAACTCAAAATCTTCATTCTCCTCAATTTCCTTCAAAACCCATTCACAAAATGACAGCTTTTCAGATACCAAACAACAAATTACCACATTGTGTTCCAAAGGGCACATCAAAAAAGCCTTTGAAAGTTTCCTCTGTGATATATGGACAGAACCTCGTTTGTTCTCAATTCTCATACAATCATGTATTCCCACAAACTCTGTTTCTTTAGGAAAACAACTTCATTCTTTGATTTTCACTTCTGGGTGTTCCTCAGATAAGTTCATTTCAAATCATCTTCTTAACTTTTACTCAAAATTTGGTGAACTTAATAATGCTGTTAAACTGTTCGATAGAATGCCGAGGAGGAATTATATGTCGTGTAATATCATGATCAAGGCTTATCTTGAAATGGGTAATATTGAGAATGCTAAGAATCTGTTTGATGAAATGACTGAGAGAAATGTTGCGACGTGGAATGCAATGGTTACTGGGTTGGTTAAGTTTGGATTGAACGAGGAGgcgttgttgttgttttcgAGGATGAATGTGTTGGGGTTTGTGCCGGATGAGTATTCGTTTGGTAGTGTGCTTAGGGGATGTGCGCATTTGAGAGCTTTGTTTGTAGGGGAACAGGTTCATGCTTATGTTGCAAAATGTGGGTTTGAGTTTAATTCAGTTGTTGGATGCTCGTTGGCACACATGTATATGAAAGCTGGAAGCTTGTGTAATGGGGAGAGGATTATCAAATGGATGCCGAATTGTAATTTGGTTGCTTGGAATACACTCATGGCTGGAAAAGCTCAAAATAGGTGCTTTGAGGGGGTTCTGGATCATTACTGTATGATGAAAATGGCAGGATATAGACCGGATAAGATTACTTTTGTGAGTGTGATCAGTTCATGTTCGGAGTTAGCCACCCTTTGTCAAGGAAAGCAGATTCACGCTGAAGTAATCAAAGCAGGAGCTAGCTCTGTAGTTTCTGTAATTAGTTCATTGGTCAGTATGTACTCTAAATGTGGAAGTTTGCAAGATTCCATTAAAGCTTTTTTGGAATGCGAAGAACGAGATGTTGTATTATGGAGTTCAATGATTGCTGCTTATGGTTTTCACGGTCAATGTGAAAAAGCTATCAAGCTATTCAATGATATGGAGAAGGAGAATTTGGCGGGAAATGAAGTTACTTTCTTGAGTTTGCTATATGCTTGTAGTCATTGTGGACTGAAGGATAAAGGGCTTGATTTCTTTGACATGATGGTAGAGAAGTATGGACTCAAGGCGAGACTAGAACACTATACTTGTGTAGTTGACCTACTAGGCAGGTCTGGTTGTTTAGAGGAGGCAGAGACTATGATACGATCCATGCCTGTAAGCGCGGATGCTATTATATGGAAAACATTGTTATCTGCATGTAAAATCCACAAGAATGAAGAAATGGCAAGAAGGGTTGCTGAAGAAGTTCTTAGGATTGATCCTCAAGACCCAGCTTCGTACGTTCTAATTGCTGGTATTCATGCTTCAGCCAAAAGGTGGCAGAATGTTTCTGAGGTGAGGAGAGCCATGAAAGACAAGATGGTGAAGAAAGAGCCAGGCGTAAGTTGGGTAGAAGTGAAGAATCAGGTTCACCAGTTCCATACGGGTGATAAAAGCCACCCAAAGTTTGTGGAGATTAATCAGTACCTTGAAGAGTTAACTTCAGAAATGAAGATGCAGGGCTATGTGCCTGATATTAGCTCTGTCTTACATGACATGGACAACGAGGAAAAAGAATACAACTTGACACATCACAGTGAGAAATTAGCTATTGCTTTTGCTTTGATGACCATCCCAAAGGGAGAGCCAATAAGAGTGATGAAAAACTTGCGGGTTTGCAGTGACTGTCATGTTGCAATAAAGTACATATCAGAGATTAAAAACTTAGAAATTATTGTGCGAGATTCAAGTAggtttcaccatttcaaaaaTGGGGTATGTTCTTGTGGAGATTATTGGTAA